From the genome of Cinclus cinclus chromosome 12, bCinCin1.1, whole genome shotgun sequence, one region includes:
- the WNT5A gene encoding protein Wnt-5a isoform X1 codes for MASQYLVVALAVFSSFTQVVIEASSWWSLGMNPMNPMNPVQMSEVYIIGAQPLCSQLAGLSQGQKKLCQLYQDHMQFIGEGAKTGIKECQYQFRHRRWNCSTVDNNSVFGRVMQIGSRETAFTYAVSAAGVVNAMSRACREGELSSCGCSRAARPKDLPRDWLWGGCGDNIEYGYRFAKEFVDARERERVYQRGSYESARIMMNLHNNEAGRRVTMLVFHRGFCLSPRLLQTVYNLADVACKCHGVSGSCSLKTCWLQLADFRKVGDALKEKYDSAAAMKLNSRGKLVQVNSRFNAPTIHDLVYIDPSPDYCVRNESTGSLGTQGRLCNKTSEGMDGCELMCCGRGYDQFKTVQRERCHCKFHWCCYVKCKLCTEIVDQFVCK; via the exons ATGGCTTCTCAGTACCTCGTAGTGGCTCTGGCCGTTTTCTCCTCTTTTACCCAGGTTGTAATAGAAGCCAGCTCTTGGTG GTCTTTAGGGATGAACCCCATGAACCCCATGAACCCTGTTCAGATGTCAGAGGTGTATATCATAGGAGCCCAGCCACTATGCAGCCAGCTAGCAGGGCTTTCCCAAGGACAGAAGAAACTCTGCCAGTTGTATCAGGACCATATGCAGTTCATTGGAGAGGGTGCAAAGACGGGCATTAAGGAGTGCCAGTATCAATTCAGACACAGAAGATGGAATTGCAGCACTGTGGACAACAACTCTGTTTTTGGCAGAGTCATGCAGATAG GCAGCCGGGAGACAGCGTTCACGTACGCGGTGAGCGCGGCCGGCGTGGTCAACGCCATGAGCCGCGCGTGCCGGGAGGGCGAGCTGTCCTCCTGCGGCTGCAGCCGCGCCGCGCGCCCCAAGGACCTGCCGCGGGACTGGCTGTGGGGCGGCTGCGGGGACAACATCGAGTACGGATATCGCTTCGCCAAGGAGTTCGTGGACGCCCGGGAGCGCGAGCGAGTTTACCAGCGAGGCTCCTACGAGAGCGCCCGCATCATGATGAACCTGCACAACAACGAGGCCGGCAGAAGAGTGA CCATGCTGGTCTTTCATCGTGGTTTTTGCCTCTCTCCCCGACTCCTGCAGACGGTGTACAACCTGGCTGACGTGGCCTGTAAGTGCCACGGCGTCTCTGGCTCCTGCAGCCTGAAgacctgctggctgcagctcgCCGATTTCCGCAAGGTGGGCGATGCCCTGAAGGAGAAGTACGACAGCGCCGCCGCCATGAAGCTCAACAGCCGGGGGAAGCTGGTGCAGGTGAACAGCCGCTTCAACGCCCCCACCATCCACGACCTGGTGTACATCGACCCCAGCCCCGACTACTGCGTGCGCAACGAGAGCACCGGCTCCCTGGGCACCCAGGGCCGCCTGTGCAATAAGACCTCGGAGGGCATGGACGGCTGTGAACTCATGTGCTGCGGCCGGGGCTACGACCAGTTCAAGACGGTGCAGCGAGAGCGCTGCCACTGCAAGTTCCACTGGTGCTGCTACGTGAAATGCAAGTTGTGCACAGAGATCGTGGACCAGTTTGTGTGCAAATAG
- the WNT5A gene encoding protein Wnt-5a isoform X2, whose protein sequence is MASQYLVVALAVFSSFTQVVIEASSWWSLGMNPMNPMNPVQMSEVYIIGAQPLCSQLAGLSQGQKKLCQLYQDHMQFIGEGAKTGIKECQYQFRHRRWNCSTVDNNSVFGRVMQIGSRETAFTYAVSAAGVVNAMSRACREGELSSCGCSRAARPKDLPRDWLWGGCGDNIEYGYRFAKEFVDARERERVYQRGSYESARIMMNLHNNEAGRRTVYNLADVACKCHGVSGSCSLKTCWLQLADFRKVGDALKEKYDSAAAMKLNSRGKLVQVNSRFNAPTIHDLVYIDPSPDYCVRNESTGSLGTQGRLCNKTSEGMDGCELMCCGRGYDQFKTVQRERCHCKFHWCCYVKCKLCTEIVDQFVCK, encoded by the exons ATGGCTTCTCAGTACCTCGTAGTGGCTCTGGCCGTTTTCTCCTCTTTTACCCAGGTTGTAATAGAAGCCAGCTCTTGGTG GTCTTTAGGGATGAACCCCATGAACCCCATGAACCCTGTTCAGATGTCAGAGGTGTATATCATAGGAGCCCAGCCACTATGCAGCCAGCTAGCAGGGCTTTCCCAAGGACAGAAGAAACTCTGCCAGTTGTATCAGGACCATATGCAGTTCATTGGAGAGGGTGCAAAGACGGGCATTAAGGAGTGCCAGTATCAATTCAGACACAGAAGATGGAATTGCAGCACTGTGGACAACAACTCTGTTTTTGGCAGAGTCATGCAGATAG GCAGCCGGGAGACAGCGTTCACGTACGCGGTGAGCGCGGCCGGCGTGGTCAACGCCATGAGCCGCGCGTGCCGGGAGGGCGAGCTGTCCTCCTGCGGCTGCAGCCGCGCCGCGCGCCCCAAGGACCTGCCGCGGGACTGGCTGTGGGGCGGCTGCGGGGACAACATCGAGTACGGATATCGCTTCGCCAAGGAGTTCGTGGACGCCCGGGAGCGCGAGCGAGTTTACCAGCGAGGCTCCTACGAGAGCGCCCGCATCATGATGAACCTGCACAACAACGAGGCCGGCAGAAGA ACGGTGTACAACCTGGCTGACGTGGCCTGTAAGTGCCACGGCGTCTCTGGCTCCTGCAGCCTGAAgacctgctggctgcagctcgCCGATTTCCGCAAGGTGGGCGATGCCCTGAAGGAGAAGTACGACAGCGCCGCCGCCATGAAGCTCAACAGCCGGGGGAAGCTGGTGCAGGTGAACAGCCGCTTCAACGCCCCCACCATCCACGACCTGGTGTACATCGACCCCAGCCCCGACTACTGCGTGCGCAACGAGAGCACCGGCTCCCTGGGCACCCAGGGCCGCCTGTGCAATAAGACCTCGGAGGGCATGGACGGCTGTGAACTCATGTGCTGCGGCCGGGGCTACGACCAGTTCAAGACGGTGCAGCGAGAGCGCTGCCACTGCAAGTTCCACTGGTGCTGCTACGTGAAATGCAAGTTGTGCACAGAGATCGTGGACCAGTTTGTGTGCAAATAG